The Streptomyces sp. Je 1-332 genome has a window encoding:
- a CDS encoding DUF3068 domain-containing protein, whose amino-acid sequence MRRKASLILLAFAVFCTAMSPLMRWYAFPRLAKIPPSQYQEAVLEAKNPTLIDYGSMRAKKVDKVTIVQTLKGNVEASEKIEKSADRDVVVWDALSYVQDADGKMVSKVPERYIFDAHSQEPVHATGEMVDGDAVKREGIEFKWPFLTEKRDYEYFDAQARVTKPIHYKGTQTFRGVDVYYFEQTIPWTKVPFPKTMPVKGITPESLAKTGTTRWYTTVRKFWVDPTTGAPVYGEEIQKNELRGGTLLGGRDKVTVFAGHVKMREDYIENTVDLVKSQRVLVLLLTSYLPWGFLGLGLFLLALSLWLEARSRRPGEPEATAAPEPEPVNA is encoded by the coding sequence ATGCGCCGCAAGGCCAGCCTGATCCTGCTCGCCTTCGCCGTGTTCTGCACGGCGATGTCCCCGCTCATGCGCTGGTACGCCTTCCCGCGCCTCGCCAAGATCCCGCCGAGCCAGTACCAGGAGGCGGTCCTGGAGGCGAAGAACCCGACGCTCATCGACTACGGCTCGATGCGGGCCAAGAAGGTCGACAAGGTCACCATCGTGCAGACCCTCAAGGGCAACGTGGAGGCCTCGGAGAAGATCGAGAAGAGTGCGGACCGCGACGTCGTCGTCTGGGACGCCCTCTCCTACGTCCAGGACGCCGACGGCAAGATGGTCTCCAAGGTCCCCGAGCGCTACATCTTCGACGCGCACAGCCAGGAACCGGTGCACGCCACCGGCGAGATGGTCGACGGCGACGCGGTCAAGCGCGAGGGCATCGAGTTCAAATGGCCCTTCCTGACCGAGAAGCGGGACTACGAGTACTTCGACGCCCAGGCCCGCGTCACCAAGCCCATCCACTACAAGGGCACGCAGACCTTCCGTGGCGTCGATGTCTACTACTTCGAGCAGACCATCCCCTGGACCAAGGTGCCCTTCCCCAAGACCATGCCGGTCAAGGGCATCACCCCGGAGTCCCTCGCCAAGACCGGGACCACGCGCTGGTACACCACGGTCCGCAAGTTCTGGGTCGATCCCACCACGGGGGCGCCCGTCTACGGCGAGGAGATCCAGAAGAACGAGCTGCGCGGCGGCACCCTCCTCGGCGGCCGCGACAAGGTCACCGTCTTCGCGGGCCACGTGAAGATGCGCGAGGACTACATCGAGAACACGGTCGACCTGGTGAAGTCCCAGCGCGTCCTGGTCCTCCTCCTCACGTCCTATCTCCCCTGGGGTTTCCTGGGCCTCGGCCTGTTCCTGCTCGCCCTGTCCCTCTGGCTGGAGGCCCGCAGCCGCAGGCCCGGCGAACCGGAGGCGACGGCCGCGCCCGAACCGGAACCGGTCAACGCCTGA
- a CDS encoding SPW_0924 family protein → MRALIAAATGLAVALALVLTITAMGAPPGETSPEPLLTTVPKHP, encoded by the coding sequence ATGCGCGCTCTCATCGCCGCCGCGACCGGTCTTGCCGTCGCCCTCGCCCTGGTCCTGACCATCACCGCGATGGGGGCCCCGCCCGGCGAGACCTCGCCGGAGCCGCTGCTCACCACCGTCCCCAAGCACCCCTGA
- the hrpB gene encoding ATP-dependent helicase HrpB, giving the protein MIRLRNEALDLPVRSALPALRSALEGPGSAVLCAPPGTGKTTLVPLALAGLLGDGAPVRRVVVAEPRRIAARAAARRMAWLLGEKVGESVGYTVRGERVVGPRARVEVVTTGVLLQRLQRDQELSGVDVVIIDECHERHLDADTVAAFLVDVRAALRPELRLVAASATTDAPGWARVLGDAPVVEARGTSHPVDVLWAPPARPVRPPHGMRVDPALLTHVASVVRRALAEREGDVLCFLPGVGEIARVAGQLGDVPAEVLQVHGRASADVQDAVLAGSSEGARRVVLATSVAESSLTVPGVRVVVDSGLAREPRVDHARGLSALATVRASQAAGRQRAGRAGREAPGAVYRCWAEAEDARLPRFPAPEIKLADLAAFALQTACWGDPDASGLALLDPPPGGAMAAARAVLTAVGALSPESGRVTERGTRMARVGLHPRLARALLDAAPLVGARRAAEVVALLSEEPPREYGDDLAAAWRVARRGGDGYAARWRTEVRRLTAVASPPVAGTPPPAASAQDLSHPPTRHSGADSDEHVAGLVAALAFPERVARSRGDGTYLMVNGIRAELRPGSALTGAEWIAVAVADRPVGAGHARVLLGGHIDEDGARSAAAPLHSEGDEVAWSDGDLVARHVERLGAVELVVRPLKKPAPGLVREGLLAGLREEGTSLLNWSQGARELRARLAFLHRHLGAPWPDVSESALHARVDEWLEPELSKARRRADLRRIEAGQALNRLLPWASGEATRLDVLAPERVAVPSGSRIRVDYSDPEQPVLAVKLQEMFGLAETPRVADGGVPVLVHLLSPAGRPAAVTADLASFWRDGYRAVRAELRGRYPKHPWPEDPAAAEATRFTNARLRR; this is encoded by the coding sequence GTGATCCGTCTCCGTAACGAAGCCCTGGACCTGCCCGTCCGCAGTGCGCTGCCCGCGCTGCGTTCCGCTCTGGAGGGGCCGGGCAGCGCCGTGCTGTGCGCGCCTCCCGGCACGGGCAAGACGACGCTGGTGCCGCTGGCCCTCGCCGGGCTTCTCGGGGACGGCGCTCCCGTACGACGTGTGGTGGTCGCCGAGCCGCGGCGCATCGCCGCTCGGGCCGCCGCGCGGCGGATGGCGTGGCTCCTCGGCGAGAAGGTCGGGGAGAGCGTCGGTTACACGGTGCGCGGTGAGCGTGTGGTCGGGCCACGCGCGCGCGTGGAGGTCGTCACGACGGGCGTCCTGTTGCAGCGGCTGCAGCGGGACCAGGAGTTGAGCGGCGTCGACGTGGTGATCATCGACGAGTGCCACGAGCGGCATCTGGACGCGGACACCGTGGCGGCGTTCCTGGTCGACGTGCGGGCGGCGCTGCGGCCCGAGCTGCGTCTGGTGGCCGCGTCGGCGACGACGGACGCGCCGGGGTGGGCGCGGGTCCTCGGGGATGCCCCCGTGGTGGAGGCGCGGGGCACCTCGCATCCGGTCGACGTCCTCTGGGCGCCGCCCGCGCGTCCGGTGCGGCCGCCGCACGGGATGCGGGTGGATCCGGCGCTGCTGACACATGTGGCGTCGGTCGTGCGGCGTGCGCTCGCCGAGCGGGAGGGGGACGTTCTGTGCTTCCTGCCCGGGGTCGGTGAGATCGCGCGGGTGGCGGGGCAGTTGGGCGATGTTCCCGCGGAGGTGTTGCAGGTGCACGGGCGGGCGTCCGCCGATGTGCAGGACGCGGTGCTTGCGGGCTCATCGGAAGGCGCCCGGCGGGTGGTCCTCGCGACGTCCGTGGCCGAGTCGTCCCTGACAGTGCCCGGCGTGCGGGTCGTCGTCGACTCGGGGTTGGCGCGGGAGCCGCGCGTCGATCACGCGCGCGGGCTGAGCGCGCTGGCGACGGTACGGGCTTCGCAGGCGGCGGGACGGCAGCGCGCCGGTCGCGCCGGGCGTGAGGCGCCGGGGGCCGTGTACCGGTGCTGGGCGGAGGCGGAGGACGCCCGTCTGCCGCGCTTTCCGGCGCCGGAGATCAAGCTGGCGGACCTTGCCGCTTTCGCCTTGCAGACGGCTTGCTGGGGGGATCCGGACGCCTCCGGTCTCGCCCTGCTCGATCCGCCTCCGGGTGGCGCGATGGCGGCGGCGCGTGCCGTTCTGACGGCGGTCGGTGCGCTGTCACCGGAGTCGGGGCGGGTCACGGAGCGGGGCACGCGGATGGCGCGGGTCGGGCTCCACCCCCGCCTGGCGCGGGCCCTGTTGGACGCGGCACCCCTCGTCGGTGCGCGCCGCGCGGCCGAGGTGGTGGCCCTCCTCAGCGAGGAGCCGCCGCGTGAGTACGGGGACGACCTCGCGGCGGCCTGGCGCGTGGCCCGGCGGGGCGGTGACGGGTACGCGGCGCGTTGGCGCACGGAGGTGCGGCGGCTTACCGCCGTGGCGTCGCCACCGGTTGCTGGTACGCCGCCTCCGGCAGCTTCGGCGCAGGACCTTTCCCACCCACCCACCCGGCACTCCGGAGCAGACTCTGACGAGCACGTCGCCGGGCTCGTCGCCGCGCTCGCCTTTCCCGAGCGGGTCGCCCGGAGCCGCGGCGACGGAACGTATCTCATGGTGAACGGGATCCGCGCCGAGCTGCGGCCCGGGTCGGCGCTGACCGGCGCGGAGTGGATCGCCGTGGCTGTCGCGGACCGGCCGGTGGGCGCCGGGCACGCGCGCGTGCTGCTCGGCGGCCACATCGACGAGGACGGCGCCCGGAGCGCGGCCGCGCCCCTCCACAGCGAGGGGGACGAGGTGGCCTGGAGCGACGGGGATCTCGTCGCGCGGCACGTCGAGCGGCTCGGCGCCGTGGAGCTGGTGGTGCGGCCGCTCAAGAAGCCCGCCCCCGGACTCGTACGAGAAGGGCTGCTCGCCGGCCTCAGGGAGGAGGGGACCTCGCTCCTGAACTGGTCCCAAGGAGCGCGTGAGCTGCGGGCGCGCCTCGCGTTCTTGCACCGGCATCTGGGTGCGCCTTGGCCCGACGTTTCCGAAAGCGCCCTGCACGCGCGCGTGGACGAGTGGCTGGAGCCCGAGCTGTCGAAGGCGCGGCGCCGGGCCGACCTGCGGCGCATCGAGGCGGGGCAGGCCCTGAACCGGCTCCTGCCCTGGGCGAGCGGCGAGGCGACGCGTCTCGACGTGCTCGCCCCGGAGAGGGTGGCTGTACCCAGTGGGTCCAGGATCCGCGTCGACTACTCCGACCCCGAACAGCCCGTCCTTGCGGTGAAGTTGCAGGAGATGTTCGGGCTCGCCGAGACCCCGCGCGTCGCGGACGGCGGCGTACCCGTCCTCGTGCATCTGCTGTCGCCCGCGGGCCGCCCCGCCGCCGTCACCGCCGATCTCGCCTCCTTCTGGCGGGACGGCTACCGGGCCGTGCGGGCCGAGCTCCGCGGCCGGTATCCGAAGCATCCGTGGCCTGAGGATCCCGCGGCCGCCGAGGCGACGCGGTTCACCAACGCCCGGCTCAGGCGTTGA
- a CDS encoding lytic transglycosylase domain-containing protein → MAAVFGRRLRRGAVTTAVAAAAVAALAASQAPGVTDVPRDERAGASGATPPAEDSATGNSPYYTDLPELKSPVPPTGPPDGGTGDAATDSEIPATVLDAYKKAEASLATSKPGCNLPWELLAAIGKVESGQARGGRVDANGTTVGDILGPPLNGNGFAKITDTDNGAYDGDRTHDRAVGPMQFIPSTWDTWGQDGNADGKTDPNNIYDAALAAGSYLCANDRDLSVEADLHKAILSYNHSTEYLNTVLTWLEHYRDGIREIPDGSGDLPRDRSDNNSPGTTPTPTPPASGSPSPKPPKPGDDKPGGEKPTEPGSGGSGGPTTPPNGGGSETPKPPSPAERVASLADAGTGKLAATAGDAFAERVEVRTESRSGSAVAKVKVRFAIVGDTDARFPGGATSATVTTSASGKATAPVVKAGEKTGEFKVRATVVGRSLPGLAYTATVTARQADALVRTSDKALICEPGKEFADQVEVKATYKGEAADRVAATATMVKSAADATANDKGPYFKDANGKPVRALKALKTDANGVLKLPKMYADDAAGTFLMRVTTAGGATLTVELKVAAPAA, encoded by the coding sequence ATGGCGGCGGTATTCGGCAGGCGGTTGCGCAGGGGAGCGGTGACCACCGCGGTGGCCGCGGCGGCGGTGGCCGCGCTCGCGGCGTCCCAGGCCCCGGGCGTGACGGACGTCCCGCGCGACGAGCGGGCGGGGGCATCCGGCGCCACACCGCCGGCCGAGGACTCCGCGACCGGTAACTCCCCCTACTACACCGATCTTCCGGAGCTGAAGAGCCCGGTCCCGCCGACCGGACCGCCCGACGGCGGCACCGGCGACGCCGCAACCGACTCGGAGATCCCGGCCACCGTCCTCGACGCGTACAAGAAGGCCGAGGCGTCCCTGGCCACGTCCAAGCCGGGCTGCAACCTCCCCTGGGAGCTGCTCGCCGCGATAGGCAAGGTCGAGTCCGGGCAGGCGCGTGGCGGCCGCGTGGACGCGAACGGCACCACGGTCGGAGACATCCTCGGCCCGCCCCTCAACGGCAACGGCTTCGCGAAGATCACCGACACCGACAACGGCGCGTACGACGGCGACAGGACGCACGACCGCGCGGTCGGCCCCATGCAGTTCATCCCCTCGACGTGGGACACCTGGGGTCAGGACGGCAACGCGGACGGCAAGACGGACCCGAACAACATCTACGACGCAGCGCTCGCCGCCGGAAGCTACCTCTGCGCGAACGACCGCGATCTGTCCGTCGAGGCCGACCTGCACAAGGCGATCCTCAGCTACAACCACTCGACGGAGTACCTGAACACGGTCCTGACGTGGCTGGAGCACTACCGCGACGGCATCCGCGAGATCCCCGACGGCTCGGGCGACCTGCCGCGCGACCGCAGCGACAACAACAGCCCCGGCACGACCCCGACGCCCACGCCCCCGGCATCCGGTTCGCCCTCGCCGAAGCCGCCCAAGCCCGGCGACGACAAGCCCGGTGGCGAAAAGCCCACCGAGCCCGGCAGCGGCGGCAGCGGCGGCCCGACCACTCCGCCGAACGGCGGCGGCTCCGAGACCCCGAAGCCCCCCTCGCCCGCCGAGCGGGTCGCGAGCCTGGCGGACGCCGGCACCGGCAAGCTCGCCGCGACCGCCGGGGACGCCTTCGCCGAACGCGTCGAGGTGCGCACGGAGTCCAGGTCGGGCTCCGCGGTGGCCAAAGTCAAGGTGCGGTTCGCGATCGTCGGCGACACCGACGCGCGCTTCCCCGGCGGCGCCACCAGCGCGACCGTCACCACGAGCGCGTCGGGCAAGGCGACCGCCCCCGTCGTCAAGGCGGGTGAGAAGACCGGTGAGTTCAAGGTCAGGGCCACGGTCGTCGGCCGCTCGCTGCCCGGCCTCGCCTACACGGCGACGGTCACCGCGCGTCAGGCCGACGCCCTGGTCAGGACCAGCGACAAGGCACTGATCTGCGAGCCCGGCAAGGAGTTCGCCGACCAGGTCGAGGTCAAGGCCACCTACAAGGGGGAGGCCGCCGACCGCGTGGCGGCCACCGCCACCATGGTCAAGTCGGCGGCCGACGCCACGGCCAACGACAAGGGCCCCTACTTCAAGGACGCGAACGGCAAGCCGGTCCGCGCCCTCAAGGCCCTGAAGACGGACGCCAACGGCGTGCTCAAGCTCCCCAAGATGTACGCCGACGACGCCGCGGGCACGTTCCTGATGCGGGTCACCACCGCGGGCGGCGCGACGCTCACGGTCGAACTGAAGGTGGCGGCGCCCGCGGCCTAG